TGGTGGTGAGTTACGTTCGGGCCGGATTACGCGGACACGCCGGAGGCTTCACAGCGGCCGCGTCGGCCACATCGGCCGAGGGTTAACGGCGACGAGGGACGGGAGAACCGCATGGCGGCGACCGGCGACCGGCCCCTGCGCGCGGACGCCCGGCGCAATCGCGACCTGCTCCTCGCCTCCGCGATGCGCCTGCTCTCCGAGGACAGCCTCACCACGACCCTGGACGCCATCGCCAAGGACGCCGGAGTCGGGATCGGTACGCTCTACCGGCACTTCCCCACCCGCGAGGCCCTGGTCGAGGCGGTCTACCGCAACGAGCTGACGGCCGTCTGCGACGCCGCGCCCGCGCTCCTCGGCGAACTGGCGCCCCTTGAGGCGACACGTGCGTGGATGGACCGCTACATAGACTTCATGATCGCCAAGTACGGCATGGCGGACGCGCTCCGCGCGGTCATCGCCTCGGGCGGAAACCCCTACGCGCGGAGTCGCGATCTGCTCGGCTCGGCGATCAAGCTGCTGCTCGACGCCGGAGCGGCGGACGGCGTCTTCCGTAAGGATGTCGACGCCGACGACGTACTGATCAGCATCAGCGGCGTGGCCCTCGCGGCGGGCGAACCGAGCATGCGCGAGCAGGCGGGCCGCCTGCTCGACCTCCTGCTGGACGG
This window of the Streptomyces niveus genome carries:
- a CDS encoding TetR/AcrR family transcriptional regulator, with product MAATGDRPLRADARRNRDLLLASAMRLLSEDSLTTTLDAIAKDAGVGIGTLYRHFPTREALVEAVYRNELTAVCDAAPALLGELAPLEATRAWMDRYIDFMIAKYGMADALRAVIASGGNPYARSRDLLGSAIKLLLDAGAADGVFRKDVDADDVLISISGVALAAGEPSMREQAGRLLDLLLDGLRYQR